The following proteins come from a genomic window of Miscanthus floridulus cultivar M001 chromosome 2, ASM1932011v1, whole genome shotgun sequence:
- the LOC136515336 gene encoding mitotic-spindle organizing protein 1B-like, whose amino-acid sequence MEMEMETEAAAARQAKESLELAFQMSQILDTGLDRHTLSLLMALCDRGANPEALASLVRELSSAAPPTAAAAAAAAVSSPVSNGAAGPAPATASMFPSGLRRP is encoded by the coding sequence atggagatggagatggagacggaggcggcggcggcgaggcaggCGAAGGAGTCCCTGGAGCTGGCGTTTCAGATGTCTCAGATCCTCGACACCGGCCTTGACCGCCACACCTTGTCGCTGCTCATGGCGCTCTGCGACCGCGGCGCCAACCCCGAGGCCCTGGCCTCCCTCGTTCGCGAGCTCTCCTCCGCTGCTCCCCCAaccgccgcagccgcagccgccgccgcggtTTCCTCCCCCGTGAGCAACGGCGCCGCGGGGCCGGCCCCGGCAACTGCGTCGATGTTCCCCTCCGGCCTTCGCCGTCCCTAG